One Alnus glutinosa chromosome 3, dhAlnGlut1.1, whole genome shotgun sequence genomic region harbors:
- the LOC133863597 gene encoding uncharacterized protein LOC133863597 isoform X1, whose product MAQSILEMEEEAGQMEGRIDADAPLDYAEIRILPNQHRVRGGDVSYEAFIYSNKKVEKLATGLLEQLLPHIPKVSDLYAKGSDGSFKIQLPGNLSGAAWFTKSVLNRFLHMVRSPDIMDVIDAIEDEMFQLKEAKKFHLSLYDKDRDNQFESSEAGNFYQSANHSRKSNSCNLIDATPSNKPDGEIASTDVSKNELLRAMDLRFTALRRDLVAAFDKSVGSTCSSKEISDLVQFSQHFGASALKNSLCKFLELNQESQSVDPLNDDEASSKCNPRNENVNKTDTNTWISKPEHPVLPVKYGVSPAKVAQVERVSSTESEEFSDPSDGDQTSAERSRTLIRSASPRRSASPMRRIQIGRTGSRRAAALTIKSLNYVPARERALSHRDVASNNGEDEGFEQPSKKPEINIQRMSVQDAINLFESKQRDQAAEIQKRRSLTNISTFANKSVLRRWSEGTGEASCQGQLEIVSEDPVPETSNNLVETGEVDVEFDKGEEKAYDPIYIQADTNDFQADAKETQGEELIRKSTTLDEWNRQKEVDLNQMMMEIMESKPVRHSKPQASRNKKFSSEQRGGFYDQYKEKRDEKLRGENARKRAEKDAQFRAMQQILNERKAEIAFAKGNDVGRKDAVRNPQKSHKSSSQPVNAKKEISKPCVTKKVSSKTSLLPATRKSWPSTPSPRTIGTSPGKTPGGKYSAGTTSTHQKSHPAPSLPQPSSKVEKSQQQQRNLKDTRSDHDRRVKVVNEKKQERVTNSSKTTKTKVVKASGDCSGIVPTKPSFYNKVTKKSSIVPLESKPFLRKGSRSTSAASPVNKKKNSPQAEESTMNCKNLMKAQESEVSVDASDLVSQHREEDVVSLDLHDAAIQSETQINSHWQCGETQNFDQVAAHVVNDFNNKAESSLELQVEEESIISPTAWVEIEEHRELPLPCDVSTSQLASPANVPPVGLSNLRVRHSLSQMLQEESSEPDIMEWGIAENPPVMVCQKDAPKGLKRLLKFARKSKGDAYTTGWSSPSVFSEGEDDAEESKSLTKRNADNFLRKAALQAKNFAQQKTSSCESYERNSDAHGLLPAQSNLSTFTDHLPHKLQESGDSVVVPTKATRSFFSLSAFRGSKLNETKHRS is encoded by the exons ATGGCACAAAGTATCTTAGAGATGGAGGAG GAAGCTGGTCAAATGGAAGGTCGAATAGATGCTGATGCACCTTTAGATTATGCTGAAATTCGGATTTTGCCTAATCAACACAG GGTCAGGGGCGGGGATGTTAGTTACGAGGCATTTATTTACAGCAACAAAAAAGTGGAAAAACTAGCAACTGGGCTTCTTGAACAACTGTTGCCACATATACCCAAAGTAAGTGACTTGTATGCTAAAGGATCTGATGGTAGCTTCAAAATCCAACTACCGGGAAACCTCAGTGGTGCTGCATGGTTCACAAAATCAGTTTTAAACAG GTTCCTACATATGGTTCGTTCACCAGATATAATGGATGTCATTGATGCTATCGAAGATGAGATGTTTCAATTGAAGGAAGCCAAAAAATTTCATCTCTCTTTATATGACAAG gACCGTGACAATCAATTTGAAAGTTCGGAAGCAGGTAACTTTTACCAAAGTGCTAATCATTCGAGAAAATCTA ATAGCTGCAACTTGATTGATGCGACACCAAGCAACAAA CCTGATGGCGAGATTGCATCAACAGATGTTTCAAA AAATGAACTGTTGCGAGCTATGGACTTAAGGTTCACAGCATTAAGAAGGGACTTAGTTGCGGCTTTTGACAAGTCTGTTGGTTCCACCTGCTCCTCTAAAGAAATCAGTGATTTAGTACAATTTTCTCAACATTTTGGAGCTTCAGCTTTAAA GAATTCTTTGTGCAAATTTTTGGAACTGAACCAAGAGAGTCAGAGTGTTGATCCTCTAAATGATGATGAGGCCTCATCAAAATGCAATCCAAGGAATGAAAATGTGAACAAGACAGATACAAATACTTGGATATCAAAACCAGAACATCCAGTTTTACCAGTAAAATATGGTGTTTCACCTGCTAAGGTTGCCCAGGTTGAGCGGGTGAGCTCAACAGAGAGCGAGGAGTTTTCTGACCCAAGTGATGGGGATCAAACATCTGCAGAAAGAAGTCGAACTCTTATAAGATCTGCATCACCTAGACGGTCAGCATCTCCAATGCGGAGGATTCAAATAGGGAGAACTGGATCAAGGAGGGCTGCGGCCTTAACAATTAAGAGCCTCAACTATGTTCCTGCTAGAGAAAGGGCATTGTCTCATAGAGATGTAGCTTCAAACAATGGTGAAGATGAAGGATTTGAACAGCCTAGTAAGAAACCTGAGATCAATATTCAGAGGATGAGTGTTCAAGATGCAATAAACCTTTTTGAAAGCAAACAGAGGGATCAGGCTGCAGAAATTCAGAAACGGAGGTCATTAACAAATATCTCTACCTTTGCAAATAAATCTGTATTGAGAAGATGGAGTGAAGGTACAGGTGAAGCTTCCTGTCAAGGTCAGCTAGAAATTGTTTCTGAAGACCCTGTTCCAGAGACTTCCAACAATCTTGTTGAGACGGGTGAAGTTGATGTGGAATTCGATAAGGGGGAAGAAAAAGCATATGATCCAATATATATTCAGGCAGACACGAATGATTTTCAAGCTGATGCTAAAGAAACCCAAGGAGAGGAACTTATTAGAAAATCAACAACCTTGGATGAATGGAATCGACAAAAGGAAGTGGATTTGAACCAGATGATGATGGAAATAATGGAAAGTAAGCCTGTTAGACATAGTAAGCCTCAAGCTAGTAGAAATAAAAAGTTTTCATCTGAGCAGAGAGGTGGGTTTTATGACCAGTATAAGGAGAAGCGGGATGAAAAACTTCGAGGAGAGAATGCTAGAAAGCGAGCAGAGAAAGATGCACAATTTAGAGCAATGCAACAAATTCTTAATGAGAGAAAAGCAGAAATAGCCTTTGCAAAGGGGAATGATGTTGGTAGAAAAGATGCTGTGCGCAATCcccaaaaatcacataaaagttCATCTCAACCTGTAAATGCCAAAAAGGAAATCTCAAAGCCATGTGTGACAAAGAAGGTTTCATCTAAAACATCTTTGTTGCCTGCTACACGTAAATCGTGGCCATCAACACCATCACCCAGAACCATAGGGACGTCACCAGGTAAAACTCCTGGTGGCAAATACTCTGCTGGTACTACATCAACACATCAGAAATCTCATCCAGCACCTTCACTTCCTCAACCGAGCTCTAAAGTGGAAAAGTCCCAGCAGCAACAGAGAAATTTAAAGGATACACGGAGTGATCATGACAGGAGAGTGAAGGTTGTGAATGAGAAAAAGCAGGAAAGAGTGACAAACTCGagcaaaacaaccaaaacaaaagtggTGAAAGCTTCTGGAGATTGTTCTGGTATAGTTCCCACAAAGCCTAGTTTCTATAACAAAGTGACCAAGAAAAGCAGCATAGTCCCACTGGAATCTAAACCTTTTCTTCGTAAGGGTTCTCGGAGTACCTCTGCTGCCAGTCCTgttaataagaaaaagaattctCCCCAGGCAGAGGAATCTACGATGAACTGCAAAAATTTGATGAAAGCACAAGAAAGTGAGGTAAGTGTTGATGCTTCTGACCTGGTCAGTCAGCATCGGGAGGAAGATGTGGTGTCACTGGATCTTCATGATGCTGCTATACAATCAGAAACTCAGATAAATAGCCACTGGCAATGTGGTGAGACTCAGAACTTTGACCAAGTTGCTGCTCATGTTGTTAACGACTTCAACAATAAGGCAGAGTCTTCTTTGGAACTCCAAGTTGAAGAAGAATCTATCATTTCCCCCACTGCCTGGGTGGAAATAGAAGAGCATCGGGAACTGCCCCTTCCATGTGATGTCAGCACATCTCAACTTGCATCTCCAGCCAATGTTCCACCTGTTGGATTGTCAAATTTACGTGTTCGTCATTCTCTGTCCCAGATGCTGCAAGAAGAAAGTAGTGAACCTGATATTATGGAATGGGGGATTGCTGAAAATCCTCCTGTCATGGTCTGCCAAAAAGATGCACCGAAAGGATTGAAGAGGCTCTTGAAGTTTGCTCGGAAGAGCAAGGGGGATGCATATACTACTGGTTGGTCTAGCCCATCTGTTTTTTCTGAAGGAGAGGATGATGCTGAGGAATCTAAATCTTTAACTAAGAGAAATGCAGACAACTTTCTTAGAAAGGCTGCTCTTCAAGCAAAGAATTTTGCGCAGCAAAAGACTTCATCATGTGAAAGCTATGAAAGAAATTCTGATGCTCACGGACTACTCCCTG CTCAATCAAATTTGAGCACATTTACTGACCACCTTCCTCACAAGTTGCAAGAAAGTGGCGACTCAGTTGTGGTCCCAACTAAAG CTACAAGGTCGTTCTTCTCCCTTTCAGCATTTAGGGGCAGTAAACTGAATGAGACAAAGCATCG ATCTTAA
- the LOC133863597 gene encoding uncharacterized protein LOC133863597 isoform X2: protein MAQSILEMEEEAGQMEGRIDADAPLDYAEIRILPNQHRVRGGDVSYEAFIYSNKKVEKLATGLLEQLLPHIPKVSDLYAKGSDGSFKIQLPGNLSGAAWFTKSVLNRFLHMVRSPDIMDVIDAIEDEMFQLKEAKKFHLSLYDKDRDNQFESSEADSCNLIDATPSNKPDGEIASTDVSKNELLRAMDLRFTALRRDLVAAFDKSVGSTCSSKEISDLVQFSQHFGASALKNSLCKFLELNQESQSVDPLNDDEASSKCNPRNENVNKTDTNTWISKPEHPVLPVKYGVSPAKVAQVERVSSTESEEFSDPSDGDQTSAERSRTLIRSASPRRSASPMRRIQIGRTGSRRAAALTIKSLNYVPARERALSHRDVASNNGEDEGFEQPSKKPEINIQRMSVQDAINLFESKQRDQAAEIQKRRSLTNISTFANKSVLRRWSEGTGEASCQGQLEIVSEDPVPETSNNLVETGEVDVEFDKGEEKAYDPIYIQADTNDFQADAKETQGEELIRKSTTLDEWNRQKEVDLNQMMMEIMESKPVRHSKPQASRNKKFSSEQRGGFYDQYKEKRDEKLRGENARKRAEKDAQFRAMQQILNERKAEIAFAKGNDVGRKDAVRNPQKSHKSSSQPVNAKKEISKPCVTKKVSSKTSLLPATRKSWPSTPSPRTIGTSPGKTPGGKYSAGTTSTHQKSHPAPSLPQPSSKVEKSQQQQRNLKDTRSDHDRRVKVVNEKKQERVTNSSKTTKTKVVKASGDCSGIVPTKPSFYNKVTKKSSIVPLESKPFLRKGSRSTSAASPVNKKKNSPQAEESTMNCKNLMKAQESEVSVDASDLVSQHREEDVVSLDLHDAAIQSETQINSHWQCGETQNFDQVAAHVVNDFNNKAESSLELQVEEESIISPTAWVEIEEHRELPLPCDVSTSQLASPANVPPVGLSNLRVRHSLSQMLQEESSEPDIMEWGIAENPPVMVCQKDAPKGLKRLLKFARKSKGDAYTTGWSSPSVFSEGEDDAEESKSLTKRNADNFLRKAALQAKNFAQQKTSSCESYERNSDAHGLLPAQSNLSTFTDHLPHKLQESGDSVVVPTKATRSFFSLSAFRGSKLNETKHRMLEL from the exons ATGGCACAAAGTATCTTAGAGATGGAGGAG GAAGCTGGTCAAATGGAAGGTCGAATAGATGCTGATGCACCTTTAGATTATGCTGAAATTCGGATTTTGCCTAATCAACACAG GGTCAGGGGCGGGGATGTTAGTTACGAGGCATTTATTTACAGCAACAAAAAAGTGGAAAAACTAGCAACTGGGCTTCTTGAACAACTGTTGCCACATATACCCAAAGTAAGTGACTTGTATGCTAAAGGATCTGATGGTAGCTTCAAAATCCAACTACCGGGAAACCTCAGTGGTGCTGCATGGTTCACAAAATCAGTTTTAAACAG GTTCCTACATATGGTTCGTTCACCAGATATAATGGATGTCATTGATGCTATCGAAGATGAGATGTTTCAATTGAAGGAAGCCAAAAAATTTCATCTCTCTTTATATGACAAG gACCGTGACAATCAATTTGAAAGTTCGGAAGCAG ATAGCTGCAACTTGATTGATGCGACACCAAGCAACAAA CCTGATGGCGAGATTGCATCAACAGATGTTTCAAA AAATGAACTGTTGCGAGCTATGGACTTAAGGTTCACAGCATTAAGAAGGGACTTAGTTGCGGCTTTTGACAAGTCTGTTGGTTCCACCTGCTCCTCTAAAGAAATCAGTGATTTAGTACAATTTTCTCAACATTTTGGAGCTTCAGCTTTAAA GAATTCTTTGTGCAAATTTTTGGAACTGAACCAAGAGAGTCAGAGTGTTGATCCTCTAAATGATGATGAGGCCTCATCAAAATGCAATCCAAGGAATGAAAATGTGAACAAGACAGATACAAATACTTGGATATCAAAACCAGAACATCCAGTTTTACCAGTAAAATATGGTGTTTCACCTGCTAAGGTTGCCCAGGTTGAGCGGGTGAGCTCAACAGAGAGCGAGGAGTTTTCTGACCCAAGTGATGGGGATCAAACATCTGCAGAAAGAAGTCGAACTCTTATAAGATCTGCATCACCTAGACGGTCAGCATCTCCAATGCGGAGGATTCAAATAGGGAGAACTGGATCAAGGAGGGCTGCGGCCTTAACAATTAAGAGCCTCAACTATGTTCCTGCTAGAGAAAGGGCATTGTCTCATAGAGATGTAGCTTCAAACAATGGTGAAGATGAAGGATTTGAACAGCCTAGTAAGAAACCTGAGATCAATATTCAGAGGATGAGTGTTCAAGATGCAATAAACCTTTTTGAAAGCAAACAGAGGGATCAGGCTGCAGAAATTCAGAAACGGAGGTCATTAACAAATATCTCTACCTTTGCAAATAAATCTGTATTGAGAAGATGGAGTGAAGGTACAGGTGAAGCTTCCTGTCAAGGTCAGCTAGAAATTGTTTCTGAAGACCCTGTTCCAGAGACTTCCAACAATCTTGTTGAGACGGGTGAAGTTGATGTGGAATTCGATAAGGGGGAAGAAAAAGCATATGATCCAATATATATTCAGGCAGACACGAATGATTTTCAAGCTGATGCTAAAGAAACCCAAGGAGAGGAACTTATTAGAAAATCAACAACCTTGGATGAATGGAATCGACAAAAGGAAGTGGATTTGAACCAGATGATGATGGAAATAATGGAAAGTAAGCCTGTTAGACATAGTAAGCCTCAAGCTAGTAGAAATAAAAAGTTTTCATCTGAGCAGAGAGGTGGGTTTTATGACCAGTATAAGGAGAAGCGGGATGAAAAACTTCGAGGAGAGAATGCTAGAAAGCGAGCAGAGAAAGATGCACAATTTAGAGCAATGCAACAAATTCTTAATGAGAGAAAAGCAGAAATAGCCTTTGCAAAGGGGAATGATGTTGGTAGAAAAGATGCTGTGCGCAATCcccaaaaatcacataaaagttCATCTCAACCTGTAAATGCCAAAAAGGAAATCTCAAAGCCATGTGTGACAAAGAAGGTTTCATCTAAAACATCTTTGTTGCCTGCTACACGTAAATCGTGGCCATCAACACCATCACCCAGAACCATAGGGACGTCACCAGGTAAAACTCCTGGTGGCAAATACTCTGCTGGTACTACATCAACACATCAGAAATCTCATCCAGCACCTTCACTTCCTCAACCGAGCTCTAAAGTGGAAAAGTCCCAGCAGCAACAGAGAAATTTAAAGGATACACGGAGTGATCATGACAGGAGAGTGAAGGTTGTGAATGAGAAAAAGCAGGAAAGAGTGACAAACTCGagcaaaacaaccaaaacaaaagtggTGAAAGCTTCTGGAGATTGTTCTGGTATAGTTCCCACAAAGCCTAGTTTCTATAACAAAGTGACCAAGAAAAGCAGCATAGTCCCACTGGAATCTAAACCTTTTCTTCGTAAGGGTTCTCGGAGTACCTCTGCTGCCAGTCCTgttaataagaaaaagaattctCCCCAGGCAGAGGAATCTACGATGAACTGCAAAAATTTGATGAAAGCACAAGAAAGTGAGGTAAGTGTTGATGCTTCTGACCTGGTCAGTCAGCATCGGGAGGAAGATGTGGTGTCACTGGATCTTCATGATGCTGCTATACAATCAGAAACTCAGATAAATAGCCACTGGCAATGTGGTGAGACTCAGAACTTTGACCAAGTTGCTGCTCATGTTGTTAACGACTTCAACAATAAGGCAGAGTCTTCTTTGGAACTCCAAGTTGAAGAAGAATCTATCATTTCCCCCACTGCCTGGGTGGAAATAGAAGAGCATCGGGAACTGCCCCTTCCATGTGATGTCAGCACATCTCAACTTGCATCTCCAGCCAATGTTCCACCTGTTGGATTGTCAAATTTACGTGTTCGTCATTCTCTGTCCCAGATGCTGCAAGAAGAAAGTAGTGAACCTGATATTATGGAATGGGGGATTGCTGAAAATCCTCCTGTCATGGTCTGCCAAAAAGATGCACCGAAAGGATTGAAGAGGCTCTTGAAGTTTGCTCGGAAGAGCAAGGGGGATGCATATACTACTGGTTGGTCTAGCCCATCTGTTTTTTCTGAAGGAGAGGATGATGCTGAGGAATCTAAATCTTTAACTAAGAGAAATGCAGACAACTTTCTTAGAAAGGCTGCTCTTCAAGCAAAGAATTTTGCGCAGCAAAAGACTTCATCATGTGAAAGCTATGAAAGAAATTCTGATGCTCACGGACTACTCCCTG CTCAATCAAATTTGAGCACATTTACTGACCACCTTCCTCACAAGTTGCAAGAAAGTGGCGACTCAGTTGTGGTCCCAACTAAAG CTACAAGGTCGTTCTTCTCCCTTTCAGCATTTAGGGGCAGTAAACTGAATGAGACAAAGCATCG TATGCTTGAGTTGTAG